One Pseudomonadota bacterium DNA window includes the following coding sequences:
- the rph gene encoding ribonuclease PH, producing MNRNGRDADSLRKVCLTRGFVGQAEGSVLVEFGRTRVICTASVEEKVPLFLRGTGQGWVTAEYGMLPRSTNTRMDREASKGKQSGRTQEIQRLIGRSLRSAISLLELGERTIKIDCDVIEADGGTRTASVTGGFVALCEAINHLLQTGVLQRSPIKHHVAAISVGIVSGQVLLDLDYVEDSKCDTDLNLVMNEAGAIIEIQGTAEGVAFNKAQLANMLSYGEKGISELIAIQKMSLEHDS from the coding sequence ATGAACAGAAATGGTCGGGATGCTGACAGCTTAAGAAAGGTTTGTTTGACGAGAGGGTTTGTTGGGCAGGCTGAGGGTTCCGTGCTAGTTGAGTTTGGCAGAACGCGAGTGATCTGCACCGCTTCTGTTGAGGAAAAGGTGCCGCTTTTTCTAAGAGGAACCGGCCAAGGTTGGGTTACCGCTGAGTATGGGATGCTGCCGCGATCCACTAACACGAGAATGGATCGAGAAGCTTCAAAAGGCAAACAGTCGGGAAGAACGCAAGAAATCCAAAGATTGATCGGCCGCAGCTTGAGGTCGGCTATTTCGCTTCTGGAGCTTGGTGAGCGAACAATTAAGATCGACTGTGACGTTATTGAGGCAGACGGGGGTACTCGAACCGCGAGTGTTACGGGTGGGTTCGTAGCATTATGTGAGGCGATCAATCATTTGCTACAAACAGGTGTACTACAGCGGTCACCCATTAAACATCATGTTGCTGCAATATCGGTCGGCATCGTATCCGGACAAGTCTTATTGGATCTTGACTACGTAGAGGATTCCAAATGTGACACGGACCTTAATCTCGTTATGAACGAAGCGGGCGCTATCATAGAAATACAGGGGACTGCTGAAGGTGTTGCTTTTAATAAAGCACAGTTAGCTAACATGCTATCTTATGGAGAAAAGGGTATTTCAGAGCTTATCGCGATACAAAAAATGTCTTTGGAACATGACTCATGA
- a CDS encoding YicC family protein, whose product MTTSMTGFASASCTTKFATIVTDIKCVNHRYLDLQFKIPEELRQYEVKFRRTLADFLKRGKVECKISISQNHDLVSKKISNQVLQNLKTLEQTLATHCPEAAKLSINDILCWPGAIQEESMEIEILVAAAEEALSTAISELSIARNEEGKKLKKIIQEKANRIKVLIQDVKPRITDIVASYETKLKDRIKQLNIEFSEDRIAQEVVMYSIKVDIEEEIHRLEAHTSSLLDILESKEAQGKKLDFLMQELNREANTLGSKSTNIETTNIAMELKVAIEQIREQVQNIE is encoded by the coding sequence ATGACCACCAGTATGACTGGATTCGCATCTGCTTCATGCACAACTAAATTCGCTACCATCGTAACGGATATTAAGTGTGTTAATCACCGATATCTAGACCTCCAGTTTAAAATCCCTGAAGAATTACGGCAATACGAAGTTAAATTTAGACGTACATTAGCCGACTTCCTCAAAAGAGGGAAAGTAGAATGTAAGATATCGATCAGTCAGAATCATGATTTGGTATCGAAAAAGATATCCAACCAAGTTCTTCAAAACCTAAAAACATTGGAGCAAACTCTTGCAACACACTGTCCTGAAGCGGCGAAACTCTCCATCAATGACATTCTGTGCTGGCCTGGGGCAATACAAGAGGAATCAATGGAGATTGAAATCCTAGTCGCTGCAGCTGAAGAAGCGCTCAGCACTGCAATTAGCGAACTTAGTATCGCTCGAAATGAAGAGGGTAAAAAACTAAAAAAAATCATTCAAGAAAAAGCTAACCGCATCAAGGTGCTCATTCAAGACGTTAAACCACGGATAACCGACATTGTTGCGTCTTACGAAACAAAATTGAAAGATCGAATCAAACAGCTTAATATTGAATTTTCAGAAGATAGAATTGCGCAAGAAGTTGTGATGTACTCGATAAAAGTAGACATCGAAGAGGAAATTCACAGACTAGAGGCACACACGTCCTCATTACTAGATATTTTAGAATCGAAGGAGGCGCAAGGTAAAAAACTTGACTTCCTCATGCAAGAATTAAATCGAGAAGCCAATACGCTAGGATCCAAATCGACAAATATTGAGACGACTAATATCGCGATGGAACTAAAGGTAGCGATCGAACAGATCAGGGAACAAGTCCAAAATATTGAATAG
- the gmk gene encoding guanylate kinase produces the protein MANIFIVSAPSGAGKSSLIDALTEKDNRLKKSISVTTRQPRQGEQNGQHYLFTDEIDFQKRLSNGDFLEYAQVHGNWYGTSRLLVENELKNNNDLVLEIDYQGAQIIRSLYADSISIFILPPNKALLRSRLEKRNTDAPTTIEQRLKAANTEIAHISEYQYVTINDNFDDAVADLEAIVRSTRLAAHRHKSEHIIQNFLKDD, from the coding sequence ATGGCTAATATTTTTATTGTTTCCGCGCCCTCAGGCGCAGGCAAATCTTCATTGATCGACGCCCTGACCGAAAAAGATAACAGGCTAAAAAAATCCATTTCGGTTACCACGAGACAACCTCGACAGGGAGAACAAAATGGTCAACACTACTTGTTTACCGATGAAATAGACTTTCAGAAACGTTTAAGCAATGGTGATTTTTTAGAGTATGCGCAGGTGCATGGCAATTGGTACGGGACCAGCAGGCTCTTAGTCGAAAACGAGCTTAAGAATAATAATGACCTCGTCCTAGAAATCGACTATCAAGGCGCTCAAATCATTAGAAGCCTCTATGCCGACAGCATCTCTATTTTTATACTGCCCCCCAATAAGGCTTTATTACGATCACGCCTCGAGAAAAGAAACACGGACGCCCCCACAACAATTGAGCAACGCCTGAAAGCTGCGAATACTGAGATTGCCCATATTTCTGAGTATCAATATGTTACTATTAACGACAATTTCGACGATGCTGTAGCTGATTTGGAAGCCATTGTGCGATCGACGAGACTCGCAGCGCACAGGCATAAAAGCGAACACATCATACAAAACTTTTTAAAGGATGACTGA
- the rpoZ gene encoding DNA-directed RNA polymerase subunit omega: MARITVDDCLEFIPNRFELTLAASYRARQISIGNTALVERHNDKPTVIALREIASGKVGIEILNKK; encoded by the coding sequence ATGGCTCGTATTACGGTGGATGATTGCTTGGAGTTCATTCCGAATCGCTTTGAATTAACACTAGCAGCGAGTTATCGCGCGCGGCAAATCTCTATCGGCAATACAGCGCTTGTAGAGAGGCACAATGATAAACCAACTGTTATTGCCCTCAGAGAAATTGCGAGTGGTAAGGTTGGTATTGAGATACTCAATAAAAAATAG
- a CDS encoding bifunctional (p)ppGpp synthetase/guanosine-3',5'-bis(diphosphate) 3'-pyrophosphohydrolase: protein MEHDFPAVSNIIEVDLASSLFAQAANYLSPHELEMLKEAYQYSREAHHGQFRKTGEPYISHPVAVSQILTTWNLDSTALIAALLHDVVEDTRITKGEISQKYGKVVADLVDGVSKLDKISFESQKHEQAENFRKMLLAMAKDVRVMLIKLADRLHNMRTLTVMQPQKRMRIAKETLEIYAPIANRLGLNDVYHELQELSLSHLYPNRYKVLSKAVKRARGNRKELIRKILESLQQCLKEHELEAEVSGREKAIHSIYRKMTKKTLSFAEVFDIYGFRVVVKDIASCYSALGVLHQRYKPVPGKFKDYIAIPKANGYQSLHSTLLSPVGTSIEVQIRTKKMDQIAESGVASHWLYKETDKTSLTELQTRTHQWMQNLLQLQAEPGNAAEFLEHLKLDLFPDEVFVFTPKGKIISLPRGATTIDFAYAVHTDVGNYTSSAKVNHEPVPLNTELRSGDQVEIITSEQATANPNWLRFIATSRARAQIRHSLRNQHHEESAVLGERLLKQAVDDLKMEPNAITLDHWDRLAKEYAGKTKNEILSEIGLGKQLAIVVARHLLALDDDEVTQTNVQKTSLVIHGTEGMALQFAKCCHPIPGDPIIGYLRKGHGLIVHTHDCPIARRSHNDPHKWIDVEWDPNTSKSFLVNICILAKNGRGILGKIATKISAADANIETGNFEQNDITNYAEINLSIMVTNRIHLARVMRNLRSLDEVSRIIRLKS, encoded by the coding sequence ATGGAGCATGACTTTCCTGCAGTGTCAAACATTATCGAGGTAGACTTAGCCTCATCACTATTTGCACAGGCGGCGAATTACCTCAGCCCCCATGAGCTTGAAATGCTCAAAGAGGCGTACCAATACAGTCGAGAGGCACACCATGGTCAGTTTAGAAAAACGGGTGAGCCTTACATCTCACACCCTGTAGCGGTATCCCAAATTCTGACGACCTGGAATCTTGATTCCACCGCGCTCATCGCGGCACTATTGCATGATGTGGTTGAAGACACCCGCATCACAAAAGGAGAAATCAGTCAAAAATACGGGAAAGTCGTTGCGGATCTAGTCGACGGCGTATCAAAGCTCGATAAGATCAGTTTCGAATCTCAAAAGCATGAGCAAGCTGAGAATTTCAGAAAAATGCTGCTTGCAATGGCCAAAGATGTGCGAGTCATGTTGATCAAACTGGCGGATCGGCTCCACAACATGCGAACGTTGACGGTAATGCAACCTCAAAAGAGGATGCGCATAGCTAAAGAGACTCTAGAGATTTATGCGCCAATTGCCAATCGCTTGGGATTGAATGATGTATATCATGAACTGCAAGAATTATCACTATCACACCTTTATCCCAATCGTTATAAGGTACTGTCAAAAGCTGTAAAACGGGCACGAGGAAACCGGAAAGAGCTGATCAGGAAAATTCTCGAGTCGCTACAGCAATGCCTCAAGGAACACGAACTTGAAGCCGAAGTATCAGGACGTGAAAAAGCGATTCACAGCATTTATCGAAAAATGACCAAAAAAACCTTATCTTTTGCCGAGGTCTTTGATATTTATGGTTTTCGCGTTGTAGTTAAAGACATTGCATCATGCTACTCGGCTCTCGGAGTATTACACCAACGTTATAAGCCTGTTCCCGGAAAATTCAAAGACTACATTGCCATTCCAAAAGCAAACGGCTACCAAAGCCTGCACAGCACACTATTAAGCCCGGTGGGTACATCTATTGAAGTGCAAATTCGAACAAAAAAAATGGATCAAATTGCAGAATCTGGGGTTGCGTCACACTGGCTTTATAAAGAAACTGACAAAACCTCTCTGACCGAGCTACAAACTCGCACACATCAATGGATGCAGAATTTACTGCAACTGCAAGCAGAACCAGGAAATGCGGCTGAATTTCTGGAGCATCTCAAGTTAGATTTATTCCCTGATGAAGTGTTTGTTTTTACACCTAAAGGGAAAATTATCTCACTTCCTCGAGGCGCGACGACCATTGATTTCGCTTATGCAGTGCATACAGATGTGGGAAATTACACCTCATCCGCTAAAGTGAACCATGAGCCGGTACCTTTAAATACTGAATTAAGAAGCGGCGATCAAGTAGAGATCATCACTTCTGAACAAGCAACAGCAAATCCAAATTGGCTCAGATTCATCGCCACCAGTCGGGCAAGGGCGCAAATACGTCATTCTTTAAGAAATCAACACCATGAAGAGTCTGCAGTGCTCGGTGAACGTTTACTCAAACAAGCGGTGGATGATCTCAAAATGGAGCCAAATGCGATCACTCTGGATCATTGGGATCGCCTTGCCAAAGAATATGCTGGGAAAACTAAGAATGAAATACTCTCTGAGATTGGTTTAGGTAAACAGTTAGCTATCGTTGTAGCCCGGCATTTATTAGCGCTGGATGACGACGAAGTAACTCAGACAAATGTACAGAAGACCAGCTTAGTCATACACGGGACCGAGGGTATGGCTCTGCAGTTTGCAAAGTGTTGCCATCCAATTCCCGGAGACCCAATCATTGGTTATCTCAGAAAAGGCCACGGATTGATCGTTCACACCCATGACTGCCCTATAGCTAGAAGGTCTCACAACGATCCCCACAAATGGATTGATGTTGAATGGGACCCAAACACATCAAAATCTTTCCTAGTTAATATTTGTATACTAGCGAAAAACGGTCGAGGTATTCTTGGGAAAATTGCTACAAAAATTTCTGCAGCGGACGCCAATATCGAAACAGGAAACTTCGAACAGAACGACATTACAAACTACGCTGAAATCAACCTATCCATTATGGTGACGAATCGTATTCACCTGGCTAGAGTAATGCGCAACCTTAGGTCCCTAGATGAGGTCTCCAGAATTATCCGACTCAAATCTTAA
- a CDS encoding branched-chain amino acid ABC transporter substrate-binding protein, with translation MGVIRGVFFSAIAVLSLLLSGCNQPQETIKIGYIDPLSGPFAAVGQNGLRTLSLFVDEINEQGGVLNGSKFEIVPIDGKANPQESLIAFRQLADQKVKFMFQGNSSAVAGALSEAVAKHNERNPDSAMIYLNYAAVDPALTNDRCNFWHFRFDADAEMKMHALSDMIAADASVKKVYLLNQDYAFGHSVQKAANSMLPKKRPDIQIVGDDLHPLGKVKDFAPYIAKIRASKADSVITGNWGVDLALLVKAAKDSGLDVVFYTYYAGVVGGPTAIGEAGVDRVKMVSMWHVNVGDEKSNAIVESYRNKYSEFNDDLIFITPKYAIDLLVQSIEAVGSTDPLSVAKKLEGARYKSVTGEVWMREDNHQLIQPLYVSTFRRMGQDGVRNDMERTGIGPKTDVVVAAADTVLATTCNMVRP, from the coding sequence ATGGGAGTTATTAGGGGAGTTTTTTTTAGTGCTATAGCAGTTCTTAGTCTTTTGTTATCAGGTTGTAACCAACCTCAGGAAACAATCAAAATTGGCTATATCGATCCCCTCTCGGGACCTTTTGCCGCGGTGGGTCAAAATGGTTTGCGAACTCTTAGTCTCTTTGTAGATGAAATTAATGAGCAAGGGGGTGTACTCAACGGCTCTAAATTTGAAATTGTTCCGATCGATGGGAAGGCGAACCCTCAAGAGTCGCTAATTGCGTTCAGGCAATTAGCCGACCAAAAGGTTAAATTTATGTTTCAAGGAAATTCGTCTGCAGTCGCTGGCGCATTGTCTGAGGCGGTCGCAAAACATAATGAGCGTAATCCTGATTCAGCCATGATTTACTTGAATTACGCTGCTGTGGATCCAGCTTTGACCAATGATCGCTGCAATTTCTGGCACTTTAGGTTTGATGCAGATGCCGAGATGAAAATGCACGCGCTCAGCGATATGATAGCGGCTGATGCATCAGTTAAGAAGGTTTATCTGCTTAACCAAGACTACGCGTTTGGGCACTCAGTTCAGAAAGCGGCTAATTCTATGTTGCCGAAAAAACGTCCAGACATACAGATCGTCGGGGATGATTTGCATCCACTAGGAAAGGTTAAAGATTTTGCGCCTTATATCGCTAAAATCCGTGCATCTAAGGCGGATTCTGTGATCACTGGAAATTGGGGTGTTGATTTAGCGTTATTGGTTAAAGCAGCTAAGGATTCCGGATTAGACGTGGTGTTTTATACTTATTACGCTGGCGTAGTTGGTGGGCCAACGGCGATCGGTGAGGCAGGCGTGGACCGAGTAAAGATGGTGAGCATGTGGCATGTCAACGTTGGGGATGAGAAGTCAAATGCCATTGTGGAGTCGTATCGAAACAAATATTCAGAGTTTAATGATGACTTAATTTTCATTACGCCTAAATATGCGATTGACCTTTTAGTTCAATCGATTGAGGCAGTAGGCTCTACAGATCCTCTAAGTGTTGCAAAAAAATTAGAGGGTGCTCGATATAAATCTGTGACTGGCGAAGTTTGGATGAGAGAGGACAACCATCAATTGATCCAGCCTTTGTATGTTTCTACGTTTAGGAGAATGGGTCAGGATGGCGTCAGAAACGATATGGAGCGCACTGGAATCGGTCCTAAAACGGATGTTGTCGTGGCGGCTGCCGATACCGTGTTAGCGACGACTTGCAATATGGTACGGCCATAG
- a CDS encoding fumarylacetoacetate hydrolase family protein, with product MRFCTLKESNDQEHAAILVDEQWVTIVSINEIFYTNWPTNLFQLIDAGLNPLVYDQACQVPDRVARDACRIAPLYRHPRKIIGIGLNYLNHAEDLGAPHPTEPASFMKGDNTIIGYDDLIMLPRESNRVTAEAEIAVVIGKPCHSVSEEAAVDYIAGYCLVIDMTAEDILLRNPRFLTKSKNFDSFFSFGPELVTPDEVPDLMSLNVATWKNGSPHRSNTVSNMAFNPFYLVSHFSHISTLYPGDIISTGTPGASVIQSGDQVECRVTGFRTLSNRVV from the coding sequence GTGCGATTTTGTACGCTTAAAGAGAGTAACGATCAAGAACATGCTGCTATTTTGGTTGATGAACAATGGGTTACGATTGTTTCGATTAATGAGATTTTTTATACCAACTGGCCCACAAATCTATTCCAGTTGATTGATGCTGGACTGAATCCATTGGTTTATGACCAAGCCTGTCAGGTGCCTGATCGAGTTGCTCGTGATGCATGTCGTATCGCTCCATTGTACCGGCATCCCAGAAAGATCATAGGTATCGGGTTGAATTATCTGAATCATGCGGAGGATTTGGGTGCGCCGCATCCAACAGAGCCAGCCTCATTTATGAAGGGTGACAACACCATTATTGGATACGATGATTTGATTATGCTCCCTAGAGAGTCTAATCGGGTAACAGCTGAAGCTGAAATTGCCGTGGTGATTGGCAAGCCATGTCATTCTGTTAGCGAAGAAGCGGCCGTGGATTATATTGCTGGCTACTGTTTAGTGATTGATATGACCGCAGAAGATATTTTACTGCGTAATCCGCGATTTTTGACAAAGTCAAAGAACTTCGATTCTTTTTTCTCGTTTGGGCCTGAGTTGGTTACGCCAGATGAGGTCCCGGATTTGATGTCGCTAAATGTGGCAACTTGGAAAAATGGTTCTCCGCATCGGAGCAATACCGTCTCTAATATGGCGTTTAATCCATTCTATCTCGTATCACATTTTTCGCATATATCCACCTTGTATCCTGGGGATATCATTAGTACAGGGACTCCTGGGGCTTCGGTTATTCAATCTGGCGACCAAGTTGAATGCCGCGTAACAGGATTCAGAACATTAAGTAATAGGGTCGTATAA
- the queC gene encoding 7-cyano-7-deazaguanine synthase QueC, whose product MSIEQAKAVVLVSGGLDSATTIAYAQSKHFLCHTLSIDYGQRHISELNSARSLCAHFNAVEHKIIKVDLAALGGSSLTDSSQQIPTEKSVGIPSTYVPARNTIMLSIALGWAEVLGAQDVFIGANAVDYSGYPDCRPEYIKAYENVANLATKAGVEGSGFRIHAPLIDLKKADIIKLGYKLGVDFSQTVSCYQASPLGAACGICDSCRIRKEGFLDAGIDDPTVYV is encoded by the coding sequence CCAAAGCGGTTGTTCTGGTCTCTGGAGGATTAGATTCCGCCACTACCATTGCCTATGCGCAGTCAAAACACTTTTTGTGTCATACCCTCTCAATTGATTATGGCCAACGACACATCTCAGAATTGAATTCCGCAAGAAGCCTATGCGCTCATTTTAACGCGGTTGAGCACAAAATTATTAAGGTGGATTTGGCAGCTCTAGGAGGATCTTCTTTGACGGATTCTAGCCAACAGATTCCAACTGAAAAATCAGTTGGAATCCCCTCCACATACGTCCCCGCTCGAAACACTATCATGCTCTCTATTGCATTAGGTTGGGCAGAGGTACTTGGTGCTCAGGATGTATTTATCGGTGCGAATGCAGTTGATTATTCAGGTTATCCGGATTGTCGGCCCGAGTACATAAAGGCTTATGAGAACGTCGCAAATTTAGCTACAAAAGCTGGGGTTGAGGGTTCTGGGTTTCGAATTCACGCACCGTTAATTGATTTAAAAAAAGCTGACATCATTAAGCTCGGATACAAGTTAGGTGTTGATTTCAGTCAAACAGTTTCATGTTATCAAGCATCCCCCCTTGGGGCTGCTTGCGGGATCTGTGACTCTTGCCGAATTCGTAAGGAAGGTTTTTTAGACGCCGGCATTGATGACCCGACTGTTTATGTTTAG